Proteins found in one Lutimonas zeaxanthinifaciens genomic segment:
- a CDS encoding SusC/RagA family TonB-linked outer membrane protein encodes MNLKATLILVVALLLNIPLIAQNTFPLSGTVTAETDGSPIPGVSVLIVNTTDGVITDFDGNFQIEVKSGDQLKISYLGYVSQTITIENQTTLNVALAEDMNQLDEVVLIGYGTQKKSHLTGAISKVTNENLDQIAVPRVDDALVGQVSGVNIQQTSGEAGAAPTIRIRGTGSVSGVSGPLIVVDGAIVDNDFLTNMDMNDIESFEVLKDAASAAIFGARGGNGVIQITTKQGKEGKTIFSFNHYTGVKTARKSDAYDFSVTDWAAAELAANGFLSDRTLVKQQLGVDQDWQDIIFDGGIITNTALSVRGGSEKTQFSTALSYLHDEGVLLTDDFKKYNIKLRVDTKFNDRFSAGGSLTTSYSDTRRMDGSTHDITRQPPWLPLYLDENTIQFVNRLRDNGLYSDAQIGDYAIQRMFDDWDLETGMPVASGGTDISNTSNTNPGAKVLERERLDKKFKMNGRFYGQWNIIDGLSLRSTLSGDFQNTRRTRWQGVESSRNGAAAASSQDRNEEQIHLIWDNILSYNKVFDEVHELGAIVGTSIEGYNNYYSSITGTGYESDDVQTINNASTIASATSFMWEKRNHSYFARANYAYKDKYLFSASFRREGSSIFGSDTKYGSFPAISAGWNISNEDFLRDSKAVSYLKLRVSYGVTGNDRLNTGNVNPNVSSGNNSLSTGNVMIDYYPSYALLGANTAVINGAIVSGFDPLNISNPQLQWERSVEINPGIDFGFINNRITGSLDYYNRTSDELLLNNPISATNGKTNALVNIGEVENKGVEFELRTKNIVQENFSWSSMVIVSHNKNTLKDFADSNGLITNVDSKRAAEWINIEGEPISSFYGWVVDRDIPLEYINNPWHPIGGEAQDVYVRDLNGDGLIDDDDKTILGDPYPDIIWSFTNTFKLGDFDLSFMFQGSHGAKVRNMGDQYIFNHFNSSQDFDPAITPDQEFIKQKIFTDDIIQDASYVTLRNVNLGFNFPREWMDRTNVFSRGRIYLSGQNLIYMTADDYTGYNPESIDNTSSTTLGYQRAGAPVFSTVSLGFNLQF; translated from the coding sequence ATGAATTTAAAAGCAACATTAATATTAGTCGTAGCATTACTACTAAATATTCCTTTAATTGCACAGAACACTTTCCCGCTATCCGGAACCGTGACCGCGGAAACTGATGGATCTCCTATTCCTGGAGTAAGTGTTTTAATTGTAAACACAACTGATGGTGTTATTACAGACTTTGACGGAAATTTTCAAATTGAAGTGAAGAGCGGGGATCAATTAAAGATATCCTATCTAGGATACGTATCTCAAACGATTACCATTGAGAATCAGACAACACTAAACGTTGCCCTGGCTGAAGATATGAACCAATTGGACGAAGTTGTCCTTATTGGTTATGGTACACAGAAAAAATCTCACTTGACAGGAGCAATATCGAAGGTTACAAATGAAAATCTCGATCAGATTGCAGTTCCCAGAGTTGACGATGCACTCGTTGGGCAGGTGTCTGGGGTAAATATTCAGCAAACAAGTGGAGAAGCGGGTGCGGCTCCAACCATACGAATTCGTGGTACAGGATCTGTGTCAGGTGTGTCCGGACCTCTCATTGTAGTGGACGGTGCAATCGTAGACAATGACTTCTTAACAAATATGGATATGAATGACATAGAATCATTCGAAGTTTTAAAAGATGCTGCTTCCGCTGCTATTTTTGGAGCAAGAGGTGGTAATGGTGTTATTCAAATCACTACAAAACAGGGTAAAGAAGGAAAAACAATTTTTAGTTTTAATCACTATACAGGTGTAAAAACCGCTCGTAAAAGTGATGCCTACGATTTTTCAGTTACTGATTGGGCTGCAGCAGAATTGGCGGCAAACGGCTTTCTTTCAGACAGAACTTTGGTAAAACAGCAATTGGGAGTTGATCAGGACTGGCAAGACATTATTTTTGATGGTGGAATTATTACGAATACTGCGCTAAGCGTTCGAGGAGGAAGTGAAAAAACACAGTTTAGCACAGCCTTAAGTTATTTACATGACGAAGGTGTATTGTTGACAGATGACTTCAAAAAATACAACATCAAACTTAGAGTAGATACTAAATTCAACGACAGGTTTTCAGCAGGTGGTAGTTTGACTACTTCTTATTCAGACACAAGAAGAATGGATGGGTCTACACATGATATCACCAGACAACCACCTTGGTTGCCACTTTACCTTGATGAGAACACGATTCAGTTTGTTAATCGTTTAAGAGATAACGGATTATACTCCGATGCTCAGATTGGAGATTATGCAATACAAAGAATGTTTGATGACTGGGATCTGGAAACCGGAATGCCTGTGGCATCAGGAGGCACAGATATAAGTAATACTTCTAACACAAACCCGGGAGCCAAGGTGTTAGAGCGTGAAAGACTGGATAAAAAATTCAAAATGAATGGTCGTTTTTATGGACAGTGGAATATTATCGATGGATTAAGTTTACGATCTACTTTATCCGGAGATTTTCAAAATACGAGAAGAACAAGATGGCAAGGAGTAGAATCAAGCAGAAATGGTGCTGCTGCCGCCTCATCTCAAGATAGAAATGAGGAACAAATTCATTTGATATGGGATAATATTTTATCCTACAATAAAGTTTTTGATGAGGTACATGAACTAGGGGCGATAGTTGGTACATCGATAGAGGGATATAATAACTATTATTCAAGTATCACCGGAACAGGATACGAATCTGACGATGTTCAAACAATCAATAACGCCTCAACTATTGCTTCCGCCACATCATTCATGTGGGAAAAAAGAAATCATTCTTATTTTGCCAGAGCTAATTATGCTTATAAAGACAAATATTTGTTTTCAGCGAGTTTTAGACGTGAAGGAAGTTCAATTTTTGGATCTGATACAAAATATGGTAGTTTTCCTGCAATCTCGGCTGGTTGGAATATCAGTAATGAAGATTTCTTAAGAGATAGTAAAGCGGTTAGTTACTTGAAATTAAGAGTGAGTTACGGGGTTACAGGAAATGACAGGTTGAATACAGGCAACGTAAATCCAAATGTTTCAAGTGGTAACAATTCACTTTCAACGGGTAACGTTATGATCGATTACTATCCATCTTACGCATTGCTTGGCGCAAATACAGCTGTAATCAATGGGGCGATAGTTTCTGGCTTTGATCCGTTAAATATTTCTAATCCTCAATTACAGTGGGAAAGATCAGTTGAAATCAACCCAGGTATTGACTTTGGATTTATTAACAACAGAATTACTGGGTCACTAGACTACTATAACAGAACAAGTGATGAGTTGCTATTGAATAACCCAATATCTGCTACTAATGGTAAAACAAATGCGTTGGTAAATATCGGTGAAGTTGAAAATAAAGGAGTCGAATTTGAATTGAGGACAAAAAATATTGTTCAAGAAAACTTTTCTTGGTCTTCCATGGTCATTGTTTCTCATAACAAAAACACGTTAAAAGATTTTGCAGATTCTAATGGTTTGATAACCAATGTTGATTCCAAAAGAGCTGCAGAATGGATCAACATAGAAGGTGAGCCAATTTCATCATTCTATGGTTGGGTTGTGGACAGAGATATTCCTCTTGAATATATCAATAACCCATGGCATCCAATAGGAGGTGAGGCTCAAGATGTTTATGTAAGAGATTTGAATGGAGATGGTTTGATTGATGATGATGATAAAACGATTCTTGGCGATCCGTATCCAGACATAATCTGGAGTTTCACCAATACATTTAAACTGGGGGATTTTGATCTTAGTTTTATGTTCCAGGGAAGCCATGGTGCAAAAGTGAGAAATATGGGAGACCAATACATTTTCAACCATTTTAACTCAAGCCAGGATTTTGATCCTGCAATTACGCCAGATCAGGAGTTTATCAAGCAAAAGATTTTTACTGATGACATTATTCAGGATGCCTCATATGTAACACTTAGAAATGTGAATCTAGGGTTTAATTTTCCAAGAGAATGGATGGATAGAACCAATGTATTTTCAAGAGGTAGAATATATCTGTCAGGACAGAATCTAATTTACATGACTGCGGATGATTATACGGGTTATAACCCAGAATCAATTGATAATACAAGTTCTACGACATTGGGTTATCAAAGAGCAGGTGCACCTGTGTTTAGCACAGTATCACTAGGTTTTAACCTTCAGTTTTAA
- a CDS encoding polysaccharide lyase family 7 protein, translating to MKRSVAHRIKLTSLSLISFLCMACQEEEETLVPVIEELPDEVYPEESEPENSYNLPDIDLSHWKVTLPVGNPTEVYPPEILDYANNEILRPFMYNDSVDGSLVFYTYPDASTANSTYSRSELRELMEPNDLSRNWSFNEGGKMKGTLAIDDISKDKDGKYHRTIVMQIHGRLSNEQKDLISAKDNNAPPILKIYWHKGYVRVKSKYLKDKGATDVELLSTDAWGDDDGFNFDSYVGFEPFDLEIIASAGKMEILLNQEEYYVIENNDLVRWGVFENYFKAGNYLSTKDEGAYAKVKYYSLEVTH from the coding sequence TTGAAAAGAAGCGTAGCACATAGAATTAAATTAACGAGCCTTTCATTGATTAGTTTCCTGTGTATGGCTTGTCAGGAAGAAGAAGAAACTCTTGTTCCGGTAATTGAGGAGCTGCCTGATGAGGTTTACCCCGAAGAATCTGAACCAGAAAACAGTTACAATTTGCCTGATATAGATCTAAGCCATTGGAAAGTGACATTACCCGTAGGAAATCCAACGGAAGTGTATCCTCCGGAGATCCTTGATTACGCGAATAATGAAATACTTAGGCCTTTTATGTACAATGATTCAGTAGATGGTTCTTTGGTTTTTTATACCTATCCTGATGCATCGACAGCAAATTCGACGTATTCAAGATCTGAATTAAGAGAATTGATGGAGCCAAATGATCTCTCAAGAAACTGGAGTTTCAATGAAGGAGGAAAGATGAAAGGAACTTTAGCTATCGATGATATTTCCAAGGATAAGGATGGGAAATATCACCGGACGATCGTAATGCAGATTCACGGCAGATTATCAAACGAACAGAAGGATTTGATTTCAGCCAAAGATAACAACGCTCCTCCGATTTTAAAGATCTATTGGCATAAGGGTTATGTCAGAGTGAAAAGTAAATACCTTAAAGACAAAGGTGCTACTGATGTTGAATTGCTCAGCACGGATGCCTGGGGTGATGACGATGGGTTTAACTTTGATTCCTATGTTGGTTTCGAACCATTCGATCTTGAAATAATTGCAAGTGCCGGAAAAATGGAAATTCTTTTAAATCAGGAAGAATACTACGTGATAGAAAATAATGATTTAGTACGCTGGGGTGTTTTTGAAAATTACTTTAAGGCAGGAAATTATTTATCAACGAAGGATGAAGGGGCCTACGCAAAAGTGAAATATTACAGTCTGGAAGTGACGCATTAA
- a CDS encoding alginate lyase family protein — MTGKLNFLMFSLALIILSCNKVEEVKKVDAKGKQNHPSLILTKQGVEDIRSNLGTIPIFDKTLAKAQKQIDDAIEKGFDVPEPKDYSGGYSHETHKKNYVLMQKAGVLYQILDDDKYARFVKDMLFAYAKQYPKLPIHPKPRSYARGKLFWQCLNDSNWLVYTSQAYDCIYDFLSEEEREILETDLFRPFADHISIANPQFFNRVHNHATWGNVAVGMIALAMDDDELLDRALNGVTVEDFDPDQKDDDGGFIRKHGQKTGFFANVNEPFSPDGYFTEGPYYQRYASYPFLIFAQALQNKKPELKVFQYKDSVLIKSVSALLNLSNADGEFFLLNDAQKGMSYYNTSLVASVDIGYHFGGNNPEFLSIAKMQDKVTLDDAGLAVALGIKEGKEKPFIKRSIELVDGSDGDKGAVGILRSGELELVFKYTAHGLSHGHYDKLSFALFDDGQEVIQDYGMGRFVNIEQKGGGNYLKENTTWAKQSIAHNTLVQNETSHFKGTYAIASQHHSEKYIFHAEDVNVQVASAKEENAYKGTNLHRTMVVIKDEENKNPYVLDILKVSSDQSNQYDLPFYFQGQVMQTSFEYTKLKVPEIMGNSYGYQHLYKEASATLEDGNLKLNWLANNKFYTYTAITYDQDEVVFGRIGANDPEFNLRNEQTLILRKTKTKDALFVSTIESHGTYSPVSELAVNAYSNIDKIAVVYDSKEYTAIQISMKKGRQSIFIISNEDNNQNTDHIISLEGYEYRWKGSYFLTNIK; from the coding sequence ATGACCGGTAAGTTAAATTTTTTAATGTTTTCTCTTGCCTTGATTATTCTTTCATGTAATAAGGTTGAAGAAGTTAAAAAAGTTGATGCAAAGGGCAAACAAAATCATCCGAGTTTAATCTTAACGAAACAAGGCGTTGAAGATATTAGGTCGAATTTAGGAACTATTCCAATTTTCGATAAAACATTAGCCAAGGCTCAAAAGCAGATTGATGATGCTATTGAAAAAGGTTTTGATGTTCCTGAACCAAAAGACTATTCTGGTGGATATTCACATGAGACGCATAAAAAGAATTATGTCTTGATGCAAAAAGCAGGTGTATTGTATCAGATTCTTGATGATGATAAATACGCCCGTTTTGTTAAAGATATGCTCTTTGCCTATGCAAAGCAATATCCAAAATTGCCCATACACCCAAAACCAAGGTCCTATGCCAGGGGTAAGTTGTTTTGGCAATGTTTAAATGATTCGAATTGGTTAGTTTATACGAGTCAGGCCTATGATTGTATCTATGACTTTTTATCTGAAGAGGAGCGTGAAATCCTTGAAACTGATTTGTTCAGGCCTTTTGCGGATCACATATCCATAGCGAATCCACAATTTTTCAATCGGGTACATAACCATGCTACCTGGGGCAATGTTGCCGTTGGGATGATCGCATTGGCCATGGACGACGACGAACTTTTGGACAGAGCATTAAATGGAGTTACAGTTGAGGATTTTGATCCGGACCAAAAAGATGATGACGGTGGTTTTATTCGAAAGCATGGTCAAAAAACCGGATTTTTTGCCAATGTAAATGAGCCCTTTTCTCCTGATGGATATTTTACGGAGGGCCCCTATTATCAGCGTTATGCTTCCTACCCCTTCTTAATTTTTGCTCAGGCCTTACAGAATAAGAAACCTGAACTAAAAGTATTTCAATATAAGGATAGTGTGCTTATTAAAAGTGTGAGTGCATTATTAAACTTGTCAAATGCAGATGGAGAGTTCTTTTTATTGAACGATGCACAAAAAGGAATGTCCTATTACAATACTTCACTGGTTGCTTCTGTGGATATAGGATATCATTTTGGAGGTAATAATCCGGAGTTTTTAAGTATTGCAAAGATGCAGGACAAAGTCACACTCGACGATGCTGGTTTAGCAGTAGCTCTAGGTATAAAAGAAGGAAAAGAAAAGCCGTTTATAAAAAGATCCATAGAATTAGTGGATGGTTCCGACGGAGATAAAGGCGCGGTAGGAATTCTGCGCAGCGGTGAATTAGAATTGGTGTTTAAATATACGGCTCACGGATTGAGCCATGGGCATTATGATAAACTGTCCTTCGCCTTATTTGATGACGGTCAGGAGGTGATACAAGATTACGGGATGGGCCGTTTTGTGAACATTGAACAGAAGGGAGGGGGTAATTATTTAAAGGAAAATACAACCTGGGCCAAACAGAGTATCGCGCACAATACCTTGGTTCAGAACGAAACCTCTCATTTTAAAGGAACGTACGCTATTGCAAGTCAACATCATTCAGAAAAATATATTTTTCATGCAGAAGATGTAAATGTGCAGGTTGCGAGTGCAAAGGAAGAAAATGCTTATAAGGGCACAAACCTTCACAGAACAATGGTGGTAATAAAAGATGAAGAGAATAAGAATCCATATGTCTTGGATATTCTAAAAGTTTCATCAGATCAAAGTAATCAATACGATTTACCATTTTATTTTCAAGGACAGGTGATGCAAACAAGTTTTGAATATACGAAACTAAAAGTACCTGAAATTATGGGAAATTCTTATGGCTATCAGCATTTGTATAAAGAAGCTTCAGCCACCCTTGAGGATGGCAACTTGAAATTAAACTGGTTGGCAAATAACAAGTTTTACACCTACACAGCGATAACATATGATCAGGATGAGGTCGTTTTTGGTAGAATTGGAGCTAATGATCCTGAATTTAATCTGCGAAATGAGCAAACATTAATTTTAAGGAAAACGAAAACTAAGGATGCTTTATTTGTTTCGACAATAGAATCTCATGGGACCTATAGCCCTGTTTCTGAACTGGCTGTGAACGCCTATAGCAATATCGATAAAATTGCTGTCGTTTATGATTCTAAAGAATATACTGCGATACAAATTAGTATGAAAAAAGGAAGACAAAGTATTTTCATTATTTCGAATGAAGATAATAATCAAAACACAGATCACATAATTTCACTAGAAGGATATGAGTATAGGTGGAAAGGATCATATTTTTTAACAAACATAAAATAG
- a CDS encoding FadR/GntR family transcriptional regulator — MNLEFKVKSDNSNIQKEIIYKIKELINYKNLEPGDKLPSERMMSEKFGVTRSSIREAIQKLEFYGLLKSIPQSGTFVANIGVIAMNGMIDDILQLKDPDFKSLVETRILLELKSVRLAALRRTPEELNQIKKALEAYANKVRKGEDAVQEDLLFHLAIASASGNSTLNTFMLKITPEIITNFEKYHVCDDDQALKGIKEHEAIYDAIEKQDPSLGKSKMKKHFSALYQYCYNT, encoded by the coding sequence ATGAATTTAGAGTTTAAAGTAAAATCTGATAATTCCAATATCCAGAAGGAGATTATTTATAAGATCAAGGAATTGATTAACTATAAGAATCTTGAACCTGGAGACAAATTACCTTCGGAAAGGATGATGTCTGAAAAATTTGGAGTAACCAGGAGCAGTATCAGAGAGGCGATTCAAAAGTTGGAATTTTATGGGTTGTTAAAATCTATTCCTCAGAGCGGAACTTTTGTAGCGAACATTGGCGTGATCGCTATGAATGGAATGATTGATGATATTTTGCAACTAAAAGATCCTGATTTTAAATCCTTAGTCGAGACCAGAATTCTTCTTGAATTGAAGTCGGTTAGATTGGCTGCTTTGAGAAGGACCCCTGAGGAATTGAATCAGATTAAAAAAGCACTTGAGGCTTATGCGAATAAAGTACGTAAAGGTGAAGACGCCGTTCAGGAAGATTTATTGTTTCATCTGGCAATTGCCAGTGCTTCTGGGAATAGTACCTTAAATACGTTTATGCTGAAGATCACCCCAGAAATTATTACCAACTTTGAGAAGTACCATGTTTGCGATGATGATCAGGCTTTAAAAGGAATTAAAGAGCATGAGGCTATATATGATGCAATTGAAAAGCAAGACCCCTCATTAGGGAAGTCTAAAATGAAGAAACACTTTAGTGCGCTTTACCAGTATTGTTATAATACCTGA
- a CDS encoding polysaccharide lyase family 7 protein → MKFDIKIVFLILGLLLISADAMAQNTNEPSSKKEKKRKKHKYKLPDIDLSHWKVTIPAGNPAEVAPPDILDYANNKMLKPYMFNDSARGALVFYAVPNATTANTKYSRSELREQMEPGSNNVNWTFEQGGKMKGRLAMGKVSKDKNGKYHKVIIMQIHGRLSNEQRDLIGQKDNNAPPVLKIYWQNGKIRVKTKQLKDLSVNETDILKTDSWTDDKGYTFKEEVDFRPFELEVKVSEGKLVVSLNKTEFAVYDDIHMEKWGVFENYFKAGNYLQTRDEGAYSEVKYFSLEVSH, encoded by the coding sequence ATGAAATTTGATATAAAAATAGTGTTTTTAATCTTGGGATTGTTGCTCATATCTGCTGATGCTATGGCTCAGAATACGAACGAACCTTCCTCAAAGAAGGAGAAAAAACGAAAAAAGCACAAGTATAAATTACCGGATATAGACTTGAGTCATTGGAAGGTAACCATTCCCGCAGGAAATCCTGCGGAAGTGGCCCCTCCAGATATATTGGACTATGCCAATAATAAGATGTTAAAACCCTACATGTTCAATGACTCGGCCCGAGGAGCGCTCGTTTTTTATGCGGTTCCTAATGCAACGACTGCCAACACAAAATACTCCCGATCTGAATTAAGAGAACAGATGGAGCCGGGAAGTAATAATGTGAACTGGACTTTTGAACAAGGTGGTAAAATGAAGGGTAGATTAGCCATGGGGAAGGTGTCAAAAGACAAAAACGGTAAATACCACAAAGTAATTATCATGCAGATCCATGGAAGACTGAGTAACGAACAGCGTGATCTGATTGGTCAGAAAGATAATAACGCTCCGCCGGTACTTAAAATATACTGGCAAAATGGCAAGATCAGAGTGAAGACGAAACAATTAAAGGACCTGTCAGTTAATGAGACTGATATTTTGAAGACGGATTCCTGGACCGATGACAAGGGATATACTTTTAAGGAAGAGGTTGATTTCAGGCCATTTGAATTAGAAGTTAAAGTATCTGAGGGAAAGCTGGTTGTATCATTGAATAAAACCGAGTTTGCTGTTTATGATGATATTCATATGGAAAAATGGGGTGTGTTTGAAAATTATTTTAAAGCAGGTAATTATTTACAAACCCGAGATGAAGGAGCCTATTCAGAGGTCAAATATTTTTCATTGGAGGTAAGCCATTAA
- a CDS encoding RagB/SusD family nutrient uptake outer membrane protein, with product MKLIKNLTLLLLAVFMSSCEDYLSPEPISAVVADFYYTNDQEIQAAVESLYDGLQGVNDTQSNSNHGTQVEYQLTEMRSDNTRTKASEGEPAQFESFSVEATNGVVFDYYRSVYNVIFRANTVLDNLENATPEAVGRFEGEAKFVRAYSYFNLVRLWGPVPLIDKIVAIDDYETQFGRIDVNIVYDLIVSDLETAAANLDNSNVGRASKAAAQALLAKVHLTLGNYNEARGLCESVMSAGFSLQDNFKDVFYNERNDEIIFAIEYVGDDSRDSQNFSAEWLNAVGRSSGLNYVTDEAKAALDLSGGNRTLYSYRIDSDQPSQNQVAKYIPNGDAALGIEPTAGDPRLAGNDWIVLRYADVLLMHVEAIMAGGASTADPAALSSFQKVRDRAGLTDAVASITKEELLNERRVELAFENQRWFDLLRFDVGYSILEQFAADNGYSFSATDLLLPFPQAEINLSGGLLEQNPGY from the coding sequence ATGAAACTAATAAAGAATTTGACGTTATTATTATTAGCGGTATTCATGTCTTCATGTGAAGACTATTTGTCACCAGAACCAATTTCTGCAGTAGTAGCTGACTTTTACTATACGAATGATCAGGAGATTCAGGCTGCAGTAGAAAGTTTATATGACGGACTTCAAGGTGTCAATGATACTCAATCAAATAGTAACCATGGAACTCAGGTTGAGTATCAGCTTACAGAAATGAGAAGTGATAACACAAGAACCAAAGCTAGTGAAGGAGAGCCTGCACAGTTTGAAAGTTTTAGTGTAGAAGCGACCAATGGTGTTGTTTTTGATTATTACAGAAGTGTTTACAATGTAATTTTCAGAGCAAATACGGTATTGGATAATTTAGAAAACGCAACTCCTGAAGCTGTTGGCAGATTTGAAGGAGAAGCAAAATTTGTAAGAGCCTATTCTTACTTTAACTTAGTGAGATTATGGGGGCCAGTACCTTTGATTGATAAAATTGTTGCAATCGATGATTATGAGACTCAATTTGGACGAATTGATGTAAATATTGTGTATGATTTGATTGTATCTGATTTGGAAACGGCAGCTGCCAATCTTGATAATTCTAATGTGGGAAGAGCTTCCAAAGCGGCGGCTCAAGCTCTTTTGGCAAAAGTACATTTGACACTGGGAAATTATAACGAAGCCAGAGGATTATGCGAATCTGTTATGTCAGCAGGATTTTCTTTACAAGACAATTTCAAAGATGTTTTTTATAATGAAAGAAACGATGAGATTATTTTTGCCATAGAATATGTTGGAGATGATTCAAGAGACAGCCAGAATTTTTCAGCAGAATGGTTGAATGCTGTGGGTAGATCAAGTGGATTGAATTATGTAACCGACGAAGCGAAAGCTGCCCTTGATTTATCAGGAGGAAACAGAACCTTGTATTCTTATAGAATTGATTCTGATCAGCCATCACAGAATCAGGTCGCAAAATATATTCCAAATGGCGACGCTGCTTTAGGAATTGAACCAACGGCGGGGGATCCCAGGCTCGCTGGAAATGACTGGATTGTTTTACGTTATGCGGATGTATTGTTGATGCACGTTGAAGCGATTATGGCCGGTGGAGCCAGTACAGCTGATCCCGCAGCTTTGTCATCTTTCCAAAAAGTAAGAGATAGAGCCGGTTTAACAGATGCAGTTGCGAGTATTACTAAGGAAGAACTGTTAAATGAAAGAAGAGTAGAACTTGCATTCGAGAACCAAAGGTGGTTCGATCTGTTGAGATTTGATGTGGGCTATTCCATATTAGAGCAATTCGCAGCTGATAATGGATATAGTTTCAGTGCAACTGATTTGTTATTGCCATTTCCTCAGGCTGAGATTAATTTAAGTGGCGGTTTACTGGAGCAAAATCCAGGTTACTAA
- a CDS encoding cupin domain-containing protein, whose translation MKTFGASKEFLLDENQDWEVVGEGVKRKIMGYDDKIMLVKVHFSEGGIGYKHEHYHSQVTYIEGGEFEFSIGEETKLVKAGDSVYIPPHVLHGAICKKEGILIDVFSPIREDFME comes from the coding sequence ATGAAAACATTTGGAGCAAGTAAGGAATTTTTACTGGATGAAAATCAAGACTGGGAGGTAGTTGGAGAAGGAGTTAAGCGGAAAATTATGGGTTATGATGATAAAATCATGCTTGTGAAAGTTCATTTTTCCGAAGGAGGAATCGGGTATAAACATGAGCACTACCATTCACAGGTAACTTATATTGAAGGTGGAGAATTCGAATTTTCAATTGGGGAAGAAACCAAATTGGTAAAAGCGGGCGACTCAGTCTATATTCCACCTCATGTTCTTCATGGAGCAATTTGTAAAAAGGAAGGTATATTAATTGATGTTTTCAGCCCCATCCGGGAAGATTTTATGGAGTAA
- a CDS encoding PKD domain-containing protein, whose protein sequence is MYTMIKLKRLINTKVLMGFTMAITFSMFSCSDFELPEAGSIPDLTPPEAKFGAVVSPENNLTINFANLSTSATDYMWDFGDGNTSTDVDASNTYADIGQYTVTLTASDKLGATSTTSQIVVVEEQKAILPVIQEPGFEDGTLPDGSGDGRDSWRNDLGGVIQITSSPVYSGEQAAKFPSAGDRVGYQALTVSANTDYVVTYYYTMKEDGDGSMTVAILGGGITDLDQAEEATLVKKVGTDQADAGTYVKVDLFFNTGDNTTIAILMTNEGVESRVDEVSIALSE, encoded by the coding sequence ATGTATACAATGATAAAATTAAAAAGACTGATCAATACCAAGGTGTTGATGGGTTTTACGATGGCTATTACATTTTCCATGTTTTCTTGCTCTGATTTTGAACTCCCCGAGGCGGGATCTATTCCGGATCTTACTCCACCAGAAGCTAAGTTTGGAGCTGTGGTAAGTCCTGAAAATAATCTTACGATCAATTTTGCGAACTTGTCAACAAGTGCCACAGATTATATGTGGGATTTTGGAGATGGGAACACTTCAACGGATGTAGATGCCTCAAATACGTATGCTGACATTGGACAATATACAGTTACTTTAACGGCCTCTGATAAATTAGGGGCGACAAGTACTACAAGTCAGATAGTGGTAGTAGAGGAGCAAAAAGCAATTTTACCTGTTATCCAGGAGCCAGGATTTGAAGATGGTACTCTTCCTGATGGATCGGGAGACGGCCGTGATTCATGGAGAAATGACCTGGGAGGTGTAATTCAAATTACGAGTTCACCTGTATACAGTGGTGAACAGGCAGCGAAGTTTCCATCAGCTGGGGATAGAGTAGGTTATCAGGCCTTGACCGTTTCAGCTAATACTGACTACGTTGTTACCTATTATTATACAATGAAGGAAGATGGAGACGGATCAATGACCGTGGCTATTTTGGGTGGGGGAATAACTGATCTTGATCAGGCTGAAGAAGCTACCCTAGTGAAAAAAGTTGGTACGGATCAGGCTGATGCTGGTACCTATGTCAAAGTTGACCTTTTCTTCAATACAGGTGATAACACAACTATAGCAATTTTGATGACTAATGAGGGTGTAGAATCAAGAGTTGATGAGGTTTCTATAGCCTTGTCTGAATAA